The sequence below is a genomic window from Haloferax mediterranei ATCC 33500.
TGACGAGGACGACCCCCTGTTCTGGGCGACTGTCGAGACCGAAGACGGCGAAGAGACGATTCCCACCGCTCGGGTCGTCGCAGCCTCTTGGGCCGACGCGTCGTATCTCGAAGGTACCGGCGTCGAACGCAGAGACGCCGGGTCGAAAACGTACGTCGAGGTCGACGACCTCGGTCGAACCGCCGTCCCCGGACTGTACGCCGCGGGACGACTCACCGAAATCTACCACCAGGCGGTCGTCGCCGCCGGTGACGCCGCGGAGACGGCTATCACGCTCGTACACGACTCCGGAACGCCGTTTTACAACGACTGGGTCGCGCCGACCGGTTACTTCACAGACCGGGGACGCGAGGTCCCACCGGCGTGTGAGGAAATCGACGCTGACGAGCGCGAACGCCGCGAGGCAGAATCCCGGGCGGTCATGCAGGAGTTCTTCGCCGAGCCACACGAGGAACCACAGCGCACGCATCCGAGTCTCGTCGACGACGACCTCGGGCGACTGGACGAGTAGTTCGGCGGACCTGCCGACCCCGCCGAATCGCCTCCGAAGACGCGAATCCTTTTAACCGATAGCGGGCGCAGAGACGAGTGAATGCTCGAAGGTGTGAACGTCGCGCTCGGGGTGACGGGAAGTATCGCGGCCGTGAAAGTCGTCGAGTTGGCGCACGAACTTCGCCGACAGGGAGCCTCCGTACGCGCGGTGATGACCGGCGCGTCGACGGGAATCATCCACCCGTGGGCCGTCGAATTCGCCACCGAACACGACGTGGTCACGGAGATAACCGGCCGCGTCGAACACGTCGAACTCTGCGGCCGCGACGGCTGGGCAGACGTGTTTCTCGTCGCACCCGCGACGGCCAACACGGTCGGAAAGATAGCCGCCGCTATCGACGACTCCCCCGTCACGACCTGTGCGACGACCGCTCTCGGTGCCGGAGTGCCGGTCGTCGTCACACCTGCAATGCACGAACCCATGTACGACCATCCGGGTGTCATGGATGCCATCGAGCGCGTAAAGTCGTGGGGCGTCGAATTCGTCGACCCGCGAATCGAAGAGGGGAAGGCAAAAATCGCGACCGAGGAGGCCATCATCACCGGCGTGGCGACGGCCACGACGGCGCAGACGCTCGCCGGGAAATCTATCGTCGTCACCTCCGGAGCGACGACCGAGTCGGTCGACCCGATTCGAACCCTCTCGAACCGCGCATCGGGTCGGACGGGACGCGCCGTCGCCCGCGCGCTCGCTATCCGCGGTGCGGACGTAACGCTCGTCCACGACGACGGAGACGTTCACTACGCGGACGTACTGCCCGTCGAATCGGCGGCAGAGATGCTCGAAGCCGTCGAGGCGGCGGTCGACGCCGGTGCCGACGCACTCGTCTCCGCGGCGGCAATCTCGGATTTCACCGTCGACGCCGCCGACCAGAAGATTCGCTCCGGCGAGGCCCGGACGCTCGACCTCGAACCGACTCCGAAGCTTATCGATACGGTCCGCGAGTCGAACCCGGACCTCCCTATCGTCGGGTTCAAAGCGGAGACGACGGGCGACGACGAAGCGATGGTCGATGAGGCGAGACGTATCATGGACCGCGTCGGTCTCGCGTTCGTCGTCGCCAACGACGCCTCGGTCATGGGTGCCGACGAGACGCGCGCACTGGTCGTCCGCGACGACGAAGCGAGCGAGTTCGTCGGGTCGAAAGACGGACTCGGCGCTCGCGTGGCCGACGAACTCGAAACAGAACTGCAGTGAATGAGGAGACGGCGGTTAGTCGTCGCCGTCGTTTGCGGTCATAATGTCCTCTCCCTCATCCGGCCATGTGACGCCATCGACGAACGGGACACCCATCTGCTGGGCGGCCTGCGAAATCATGTGGGCACCAGTCGGTGCGGTGAGGAACAAAAACAGCACCGTCACGAGTGCCATCAGTCCGTCACCGTGCGGTAGATAGTACACCGACCCGGCGAGGGCGATAGACGCCGCACCGAGGGTGGTCGCCTTCGACGTGGCGTGCATCCGGTTGTAGATGGTGGGGAATCGGAGCAGGCCGATGGTCCCGACGAGGAGGAAGAAACTCCCGACGAGCGTCAACAGGATGACGAGGGCCGCGCGGACGGGTCCGACCGTCACGGCGGCCGCGCTCTCGGCACTCATTCGATGATGTCCCCCTCCGTGACGTACCGAGCCACGGTAATCGTGCTGATGAAGCCGATGATGGCGAGAACGAGGCTCACGCCGACGAAATAGCCCTGATTCGACCAGATAGCGTACAGGGCGGCGATGGCGACGACGTTCGTCCCGATGGTGTCGAGTGCGACGACGCGGTCCGGGACCGTCGGCCCGCGAATGACGCGATAGCTCACGAGGAGCGTCAGGCCGGCCGCGAGGACGAGCCCGGCGAAGAGCACGTCGTTCATCCACGTGAGGTACGCCGGGTCAGCCATGCCGCTCACCTCCCGCGACGGCCGCGGTCTTACTGTCCTCCCCGTTGGCCTGCGCTTGCGGTGCGGGGTCGCCGGGCTTCAGTTCTTCGTCGAAGATGACGAGTGCGTAGTCCTCCCACCGGCGAATCGGTTCGAGAATGCCGTCGAGGTCGCTCCCGTCGATGCTGTGCACGTACAGCGTGTTCGTGTCGTCGTCGTAGTCCATTGTCAACGTCCCCGGAGTGAGGGTGATACTGTTCGCAATCGTCGTGATAGCGGCGGGAGACCGAACCCGGAGTGGCACCTCCACGACAGCCGGGTCGATAGGCATCGACGGAGCCAGCGTCCGCCGCGCCACGTCGATGTTGGCCGTGAGGAGTTCCCAGAGGAACGTCAGGAGGTACAGCGTCGCGTAGGGTGCGACGCGGACGCTCCCGACGATAGACGCCTTGTCGCTGTAGAAACGGCGGAAGAAGTACGCGATTCCCATTCCGACGCCGAGGCCGATGATGAACTCTTCGAGGAGTCGCTGCGGCGTGAGTTCGACGCCGCGAACGAACAGCCAGAGGATGGCCATGACGAGACCGGAAACGGGCCAGCGGCGACTCATGCGTGGCCACCTCCCGATTCGAGGCCGACACCCGGTCCGTGCATCACGGCGTCGATGTAGCCGTTCGTATCCAGTGCAGCGTGGGCCGCCGCATCGGCCGTGGCGAACAGGGCTTCGAACCCGATACCGAAGCCGATGGCGGCGATTGCGAGCGCAACCACGACGGTCACCTGCGTGGTGAGTTCGAGTCGTTTCAGACCGCCGCTGCCACCGTCGGTCATCGCTACGTCACCGCCTCCAACTGACCAGCGGTCGGGTAGTGCGGCGTTGACCGCGTCGCTCGGGCGACCCCAGAACACCGCGTTCCACGCGCGGGTGTAGTACGCGATGGTCAGAATCGCACCGGCGAGGGCGACCGCGAGGGCGAGTCCGGCACCGGCAGCGCCGGCGGCGAACGCCTTCGCGGCGGCTTGGAAGACGAGGAACTTGCCGAAGAAGCCCGAAAGCGGCGGGACGCCGATGAGCGTCAGCGCGCCGAGGAGGAACCCGGCGGCGAGCACCGGCGCGCGGTCGGCGAGACCGCCGAGGTCCGAGAGCCGGTCGCTTCCGACGACATCCTGAATGGTCCCACTCGCAAGGAAGAGCAGGCTCTTGGCCAGCCCGTGATTGAACGCGTAGACGAGCGCGGCGGTTACGCCGAGGTCCCGGACGGTCTCGGACGGCGCGGTCGCGGCCACCGCCA
It includes:
- a CDS encoding Na+/H+ antiporter subunit E; translated protein: MSRRWPVSGLVMAILWLFVRGVELTPQRLLEEFIIGLGVGMGIAYFFRRFYSDKASIVGSVRVAPYATLYLLTFLWELLTANIDVARRTLAPSMPIDPAVVEVPLRVRSPAAITTIANSITLTPGTLTMDYDDDTNTLYVHSIDGSDLDGILEPIRRWEDYALVIFDEELKPGDPAPQAQANGEDSKTAAVAGGERHG
- a CDS encoding monovalent cation/H+ antiporter complex subunit F encodes the protein MADPAYLTWMNDVLFAGLVLAAGLTLLVSYRVIRGPTVPDRVVALDTIGTNVVAIAALYAIWSNQGYFVGVSLVLAIIGFISTITVARYVTEGDIIE
- a CDS encoding FAD-dependent oxidoreductase, translated to MSEPNSWDALVVGGGVAGLTAATFLARAGLDTLVVNEGESIVRRNAHLENVPGFPAGVNSRLFTDLLTEQAERSGADRRTGRVIALDVLGDEDDPLFWATVETEDGEETIPTARVVAASWADASYLEGTGVERRDAGSKTYVEVDDLGRTAVPGLYAAGRLTEIYHQAVVAAGDAAETAITLVHDSGTPFYNDWVAPTGYFTDRGREVPPACEEIDADERERREAESRAVMQEFFAEPHEEPQRTHPSLVDDDLGRLDE
- the mnhG gene encoding monovalent cation/H(+) antiporter subunit G, whose translation is MSAESAAAVTVGPVRAALVILLTLVGSFFLLVGTIGLLRFPTIYNRMHATSKATTLGAASIALAGSVYYLPHGDGLMALVTVLFLFLTAPTGAHMISQAAQQMGVPFVDGVTWPDEGEDIMTANDGDD
- the coaBC gene encoding bifunctional phosphopantothenoylcysteine decarboxylase/phosphopantothenate--cysteine ligase CoaBC, with translation MLEGVNVALGVTGSIAAVKVVELAHELRRQGASVRAVMTGASTGIIHPWAVEFATEHDVVTEITGRVEHVELCGRDGWADVFLVAPATANTVGKIAAAIDDSPVTTCATTALGAGVPVVVTPAMHEPMYDHPGVMDAIERVKSWGVEFVDPRIEEGKAKIATEEAIITGVATATTAQTLAGKSIVVTSGATTESVDPIRTLSNRASGRTGRAVARALAIRGADVTLVHDDGDVHYADVLPVESAAEMLEAVEAAVDAGADALVSAAAISDFTVDAADQKIRSGEARTLDLEPTPKLIDTVRESNPDLPIVGFKAETTGDDEAMVDEARRIMDRVGLAFVVANDASVMGADETRALVVRDDEASEFVGSKDGLGARVADELETELQ